The genomic DNA ATAAATTTATCCTACATCTGAGGGAGAGCAACTCTCTAATCCTGATCCAAAGAGGTTAGAAGAAATTAATTTACATGCTCACAAAGAACATATTCTAATTCCTAcccattttttcaattcactcAAACCCACCATAAATCCTAGAAACCACCACCAATCCACCTATTTTAGCATGTTGTGCCTCTGTACGACcttatttttttcccttatcGTTTCTATCATGGTcaaattctttttcatttttttcctttatttaattacctttctctcttttcatgaAGGGAGGAACAAAAACCCCATTACATGAAATCATTACCATCCTATCTTTTTTTAGCGAGTTGTGCATCCATCTGATCTTAGCTATGTCTATATATCACTGATGCAGAGAGTCTCACATTTAAGGGAGAGATGCTAATGTGTCAAATGTGACTTAGAGTTTCACATTGGATGTAAATATAGATAATGAGCAACATATAACTGAGATGACCAATATAcctaatattttgattttttctggGATATGacaatggaaaaataaatatgttaaattgacctaacaaaatacatgtttatttaacattttaagTCAAGATGTGGTATAAATCTCATTTGTGTGGTTGCTCTTATCATAATGTGATAATCTAACTCATTGTCCCGAAAGTCTAAACATTATGATTAACAATTTTGTTAGTGTTttgatgtcatttttttaatttcttatcttaaaatttagttCTTTGATGTCATTTTCTTTCATGCTATTTTGTTATTCGGtctctattattttaaatttcaatacatttggtgtttgattgaatgtaaaaatggaaaaatacaTGTGTTAGGTTGAGTTGACGAAATATATGTTTATTAgacattataaaatgatgtatCTTTTTGTAATTGGGTgtaattttttggtaaaataattgGCCAAAaatctccaactccttcaacaaactCATCAAATGACCAGCAactcattatattttttatactgtCATAGACAAACAcaacccttatttttttttcctttatcttttctATCATGTTCAAATCccttttttcatctttttttgttttctaatttcctttctctcttttcttaaaACAAATGAACAAAAATCTTCTTGTATGAAACCACCACAAATCCATCTTTTTTAGCATGTTGTGTATCTTATTGACCTTATTTAGATGTATCATGTGTGAGCTAAgtgagatgatcaatatatgtAATTAATTATGGTTTTGGTTGAGTGTGTGTTGTCAATCTCATTGTGGTTTCTCTTAGCATAATTTGATTATCCAACTCGTTGAGTCCCACCCCACCCACATGCCGAAGTCCCAACATTATGttgaaatgtttttgtttttttggatgttatttccataattgttttattttaaattttagctATTGAATGTCATTCGTTttgatactatttttttattcaacctttattatttcaaattccttcattttTATTCTTTGGTGGGATTAGATAATGACAAAATATACATGTGTTATGATGAGTTAACAAAATACATGTGGTATCAATGACACTTATGTGTTTGTCTTAGCCTAATATGATAATTTAATCTCTTGTAGGCTCCCTCGCCCACCGAAGTCATGACATTATGCTTAactattttattagtatttggatgttaattgtataatttttttatcttccaatttaatttttggatgtcaattctttattttcaacttgtattatatataattcctacacattttttctttgataaaataattatgcAAACATCTCCACCTCCTTCAACAAACCCATATAATTATCAGCAACTCAATCTATATTGTTTTTACACTCACGAACAAATTAACCACGCCATCCTTAGCTCGGagatttcttttcttaatctaGCTTCGACTcacataaataatattgatacgtgtgttttttttaataagatttaTTGAGTCATTTGCCAAATTTACATGTTAGTCTCTGCACACAAGGACATATATTGAGTTGTTAACAAAACTAAAACAGATAAATTTTGACTATCAATTTATGGGTATGAAGttactttgaaattttgaattgattGATTTGTGTTTTAAGAATTCAAGTTGAAAATATACCAAAACAGATAAATTTAGCTTTATTGGTGGAGTGATATCAATTtccatttattttcatatttgaaattttgaatttatatatattgacaTTCATTGCATTGATTGTAAAATCtcacctaaaaaataaattgattctCCTATTAAAATAGTTTACCATATATTAAAGATTATCCTAAATTAAATtagtgatatatatttttttaattacgtttggtttgcaaaacggTAAATACTTGACATAACAGTACAAGacataacaacacaacacaaggcagaacaacccaaatttttatgacattgaataattttttgttttatacgatttttgggggacgaaatgctattttggtattaaAAACAACTTGTGAGCCGTTTCTAAAAAATCCTCTTCACGAGTCAATTGTTAGTGATGGTGGATGCGAACTCGGATATGAACCATATCCGGATCTAGATCTGCGTTGTTTTATGAATTGGCAACCAAGGGAGATGTTTCGGTTGGTGATGTTAGAGTGGCAGTGTTGTTAGTGTGCTACTGTTTTTTGTGAAGTTTCGAATGGAGGTGATGCAAGGAGTGTGCTGCTGTTTTGGATGATGTTCAAGTGGTGGTGATGCAGTCTGTGTTTGGTGATCTCATATCTAAGGTCATAATTTATTGAGTTGATGGTTATTTGGTGGTTGTTGGTGATGGGTATCACAAGTGGTGGTTGGTGTTGAGTTGGGAGGCGAAGTTCACTATCTCTTTCTTGTGTGGTGGTGAGTTCGTGGGTGTggcaatgatgatgatgaggagcTTGTGGGTTGTGTTGTGTTGGGGGTTTTGTGATTGTCTTCTTTGTGGGTGCTGAGTTTGCGGTTGTTGGAAAAACACATGTGTGTTTGGTGCTTTTGTGTGGTGGTTGTTTCCTTCCGATCCAGATCTATGTGGAGGAGGTGATGGTGGTGATGTAGGCCACAGTTTTGGTGGTGTGAGGAAGGGCCGGTGGGTCTTGAACTGTTAGGTTCAATCAGAACCTTTCTCACCCGGTTCGGGTACTCTGTTATCTGGTGGTTTGTCGACGTGGATCGATGGTGGTGCTGCTGTGAAGGTGGATTTTGTTGTTGCGctggttgttgttattgttgcaAAGGCGGATTcgtggtggttgttgttgtttcaatcGTTATAGTTACCGGTTGTTTTTCAAATGTTGTTTGGTTGCTGTGTTGGTTCTTGACGTTGCTGTTTGAGGGTGGTATAGCTTGTGACGTTGgttgatggttttttttttatgtatgtttgggggagggttttggtacaacttttgttttctttgtatgTTACTTTACGACTCCTAGTCTAGCATTCcttgtgattttaataaatttcattttagcttcttaaaaaaaaatatatataatataaagtaGATATCTCATTTATTCAAGTAGGACACCATAATAAATTTTACACAATTTGAGATTAGTTAAGTAAAAGAAATGACATTATACACCtcaaaatgaaatgatgttgcttttaaaaatcaaagagaagaatttcaattttgattgtCAATGATTTTATTCAAACCATGCGATCGTTCAAATCTTGAGTATAttgtttctctcttttgatTACACCACAAATCTGCATATTATACAACAACATAATagcaattaaaattgaaaattatgtattgaCTTGATAAACATTACAACACCCATAAATaagatttgtcaaaaaaaaaaaaatacaccaaataattttaaaggatttaattagtttataattacaaccaaaacaacattaacgaaaaatacaaaaaaaaaaataaacaaaatcaatagcACAAAAATGGATGGAAATAGTGTGcaagaaaaagagaaattggTAGAAGCAAGATCAATATCCTGTGAAAAATGTTTACAATGggatgttatatatatatatatatatatatatatatatatatatatatatatatatataaccatttccacttattaagaaaaccaACCAGGTCATCTAAgctctctctccccctctttcTTTTGTGAGCCGTCAGCTGAAACTcctaatttcttcttctttatccaCCAAAGAGGGGTGGTTTAGGGTCAATCTTTGCCCCTAAATCACCGCTCTAAATCGTTTTTCTCCttcctttttatttaaataagtgattttcacatcgaattaggtttttcttttgtgatttcgtcgtcttagtgcaacaatgttttgtttgtcgtctttgtgcgacctTGTTTGTTTTTTCCCTCTTGTTTAGGTGTTTGTTCGGTTCAGATTAACTTCGATCCAGTGtggatccaatcaatgactttggcgtcatcaacgttgcagatctggAGGCATTGCTATTCCAGATATTTTAATATAGTCATGTTTGTAGGCTTATGTACTATGTCGTTTtgtgctattaacatggatgttgtgagtttgttcagagattcatcctttttgtttttagtgaatTTGTATTGcattgatgtactctatcaatgtGCATGAATGTCCTTTGTTTtgtgtcaaataaaataaaataaggtcgTAAGGACAATAGAGATATGATGAAAAAGACCCAATCAAAGGAAATCAATAATTAAAGTTCCGATTACGAAAATGAGACAATTGATATTCGATTAAatgtttatgtgattttgttattttttttttcttctgggaGGAatctttatataataaataaaatgagaCTAATCATTGcatcatataataattaataattttgtcaaaaataaaataattaataattaataaaataaatattaggatatgacatatttttaggatctaatttttttttatcaaaataaatagaccAGAAATCATTTGAATCAATTAAATtctaggaaaaaaataaaatggtcaTTGAAAAGCATTATGGCATatgtttttttagacaaaataaattaaataattaagtacAAATATCAATTATACTCTTTAacctcttgtaaaaaaaaaatatactcttTAACCATGTATTACATAACGCATATTTAGCCCATATATTATACTCTTTCCAATATAGGTAATATTTatcaaagactttttttttattggtgtgtACGTTTTTTCCTACAGTtccttaattaattataattcaaTATCTTCCATGTAAGAGTCTATTTAACCCCTTCACCACTACTATCTCCCTTCACAAATCACCATAGCAAAATATCTTCTTAAGGGTATTCAAAAGAGAAGAATTTGCTTCCTCTTGTATCAAACATGCAAGTCCTAATCTCTTGTGTTTTGATTCTTGGTTTTGCTTCACCTTGTCTATGTGGGAGGTGGATTAATGTAgctaaaacaaacaataatatattCAATGTGATTGCTTATGGTGCTCGTGGTGATGGCATATCTGATGATACACAAGTATGTATATGTGTTTATCTTCTCTCATTTTAACACACACAAATGCACACTTCATTGGAAACTTTAATGTATAATGATTTGTGTGATcttcacaatatttttatatttcgaATTGAATGTAGGCATTTTTACGTGCATGGAATCATACATGTGGAGCAGAAGGGACATCAACACTAGTTAttccaccaaaaaaattatactttgtGAACAACTTAGAATTCAGAGGTGCTTGCAAGGCCACAAGTATTCTCATTCAGGTCCATATATACTTTAAGTCCATACATATCGTATTTTTTAGAACCATTTGATTAAAGTTAATTACtaattatttgaaatataaCTCGTTTTGGTTGATTAGAGTGGTGTTGACTTGAGACGTTGAAGTGTTCTTATTTTAAGATCTTATGTTTGATTCATCTTATGTCAATTTCGATGGATCAGTTCATACATAACTTAGATCCGACTTTAAATATGGCCCCCCACAAATGAACAGTGAGATTGAAACCCTCAAGTCAAGCCAAGAtacctatttatttttttaaggaactagAAATTATTTCTATTCTTCtcataatttcaaataaatatcaGTGATATTTAGAATTAATAGTGTCATATGAATCATTAATTCAAATTGTGTTACATTCTAGTGTTCGTAGGAATCCTATTTGTTAGTGTACCTAGTACACTTTTGATGCTTATTTTgatcattaataattttttcctcattagaaaaaaaatcttcaaattgaatattctaaagaaaaaaaatctataaaatatGATAGAGGCCattgaaaacaattaaatatttttatacaaaaaatattaaaatagaatgaaATCAAACTTACAATAAATATTGTCAAGTATTATTTAAagatgattttaatgtttttttttttttgtagatagacgaaatgacaaagccattataaactcacacacacacacaagtggaggtactggggttcgaaccccggtcatggcatccagcctaacaatttcggcattttgccaatTGAGTTAGGACTTGTGTATGATTTTAATGTATTATTACTTCTTATGCTTATTCATATGGTAACAAATTATAACGACATTTGATACGTTGAGACGCAAATTAAAATCTACAACAACATATTCTTTATAATTAGTGTGTGAATTTTACGGTTAGactctttaaaattaaaatgaaatcatGCTATGAGATTTCTCATTTTAGTAATTAAGCATGTCTaactaacatttttatttatttattaacttatttattttgcactCTCATGCATTGCAGCTTAAAGGAAAAATAGTTGCCCCTCCTAAGAAAGCATTTAAGGATGCCTCATATTGGATTAGATCCAATATGTAAATGGTCTCACAATTGATGGCACACGCAGAGGAAGAATTAACGGCCATGGTTCTACTTGGTGGCAATGCAAAAGTTGCCCTAGACCTAGAGTATGATTATTCTACATGTTGTGCTACAAATACATTTTACAACTAAGAAATTTTAATTGAAGTATATTGTAGTCAATCAAGAGATTTGCtgtaaattattttgtaaaaacaatacttttttaaaataatcacttttaaataaattatattagttTAGAATTCAATTAAAATGACAACCTGctttgagtattttttttatagggataGATGATGATAAAACCTACTttgagttgcttctgaacaatatgatcaattaaatttattggatAGATGATGATAAAACGTTAAGGAATACTAATttaaggtttaaatgtgtcattggtccctgcactttcatcagattttggcattggtctctgcactttttttgtttggcattgatccctgcactttgtaaaaatattggtattggtccctctgctAACtttctgtttaaaaaaaaaaacacaaaactaacggagtgccacgtggcccaatcatttcacgccatgtggcaccaatatcaatatttttacaaagtgcagggaccaatactaatagttttgtgtttttttttaaagaatattaaCAGAGGAATCAAtgccaatatttttacaaagtgcatggatcaattccaaacaaaagaagtgtagggaccaatgtcaaaatctgatgaaagtgcagggactaaaggcatatttaagctatattttaatattgtacATAGACCTTGTTTTGATTGAGCTTATGAAGaatagcttatgcaaaaataaataagcttttatattaattcataagttttcactaagaaaattttatcttcataagttgttttttcataaactacataaacaagcttataaataacaaataaaagcATATTTATTcgcataagctgttttgcataagctcaaaataaacttaattcaaacagagccttaaacagacaaattattttttacattgtATAGCAccttaaaaaactattttccCCCAACAAATAGATTTGCATTCTCAAATAActgatataaattttaagtGATTGTATATCATATTACTTTTATGTTGATGGTGCAGATATTATCTTTCTATGCCTGCAATGATCTTAGTGTTCGTAACGTGAGAATCACTAATAGCCCAGGAGCTCATGGAACCATAAATGGTTGCAACCGTGCAAAAATCTCCAATTTAGATGTTCAATCTCCTTCACATAGTCCCAACACCGATGGATTTGACATTTCTTCTTCCAAGAATATCTTGATAGAAGATTCCACTATTCGAACAG from Medicago truncatula cultivar Jemalong A17 chromosome 8, MtrunA17r5.0-ANR, whole genome shotgun sequence includes the following:
- the LOC120577560 gene encoding probable polygalacturonase At3g15720; translated protein: MQVLISCVLILGFASPCLCGRWINVAKTNNNIFNVIAYGARGDGISDDTQAFLRAWNHTCGAEGTSTLVIPPKKLYFVNNLEFRGACKATSILIQLKGKIVAPPKKAFKDASYWIRSNM